The following DNA comes from Fundulus heteroclitus isolate FHET01 chromosome 1, MU-UCD_Fhet_4.1, whole genome shotgun sequence.
ACTTCATGAATTTTCTGGGAATTTTTCAGGGTGGCACCAATTtagttgggaaaaaaaagttctctTAATGTCAGTCTTCAAATTAAAGGCTGTATGTGACTTAATTCCTCAATGTGGGAGTTTTATAGTGCAATAAaaggtgaaattatttttatcgttttacacatctttaccaggagtATCAACACACATAAAAGAATAAGCATTCATAGCTGTGTGAAAGTATTTGGCCcctacagatttcttctggttTCGCTTTTTTCTGTCACAATGTCACATATTAAACAGATGTTTATATTAGACAACGATAACCAGAGTGAatgcaaaaagcagttttaaaaatgactttattTCGTAACAGTTCTCCAGACCAATCTGTCTATATGTAGAAAGTAATCATCCACTTTGTTAAATCTTAAACCAATTGGAATTAGTCTTATTATTTGGTAAACTTAATTCAGTCCTATAAGCCACACCAAAGCCTGACTCCTGCTAGCCCTGTGCAATCAGcaaataagttaaataaaatcggacaacacaaagtaggccTAAAGAGCCCATAGCAACAGATCTGCTTCTCTTATTGGCTGGACGCTGTagtgggaaccctgggaaatttcatatgattggctcaggaactaggaagtaaacatgggctacactgaaccgaagtagttacGGACTGTACCTCTAAGTTTGAAAGTAGAAAAACTTCACAAAGGCGTTGTTGATGGACAGGACCGATTGTTtacagggaatgttacttccatcccaggtgacaaatgaaaatgatttaggttgattttacagtaaatatcttatttatagctcctttaagtttACGGGGCAATTTCTTTTTCACCTGGAGCAAAGGACAGCTAGGATCAGCTGAAACTgctctcttttttatttaggtTGGTTGTTGATCTGAATCCTTGAAGTGTgaccaaaaaaaagcaaaaactggacAAATTTTTAAGGGGTCAAATAACCTTTCAGTGGGGTGGTACTGGTATGTGTGAAAGACTTATCCAGATGTCACTGAGTTTTTTGGGGGTTGAACTTGACATTAGTAGCGAGGGGACCCGACGACATTACCTTCTCAGTATCTTATGTTATGACATTCCTCCAACATTTCAAAAACATCTTCGCTGAAGTCATTATACTTCAGGCTGGgaggagaggggaaaaaagcagcCGTTAGGTTTTAATGACATAAAAACACTTTAtccttaaaaatatatacaatctTCCTCAGCTTTATGACTAAAGTGAATCCAGCTCACTTTAACTCCTCcatgttgtgtttttccttCATAACTTGGACAATCGCAGGGACAGCCGCATCCGTAAGAGAGTTGTTTCTCAGCTCCAGGAATCTCAGGGTGTTATTGGCTCTAAGAGCAGCGCACAGGTCTTCAACACAGGCATCCGTCAATTTAGTCATTTCCACGCTGTGTTTACAGGGCAAGCAAACGGATTCACATAGAGagtactgttaaaaaaaaaaaaaaaaaaaaaaaaagctttgaataaaaatgcagtggacttttttgtttcctcttcATTGACTCACTTCAGTTCCTCCAACAAGCAGCTCGGATGTGCAACAGCATCCCAGAGAGGTTTAACCCCTTGGTCTCCCACTTTATTGATAGCCAAGTGCAGAGACTTGATTCGACACGTCCCGTTTTTCAGTACCGAGGCCAGTTCCTCGAAGACTGCTGGGGTTAACTCGCATCGCGTCAATCTGCGGGGACGGTCAGACAGCTTAATGCATCTTTACATactctttttaaaacatctttttccTCACAGCTTGACATTAAATCTGATTAAACCTTTCCATGCCAGAATAATTAGACtgataacattttctttttattattttccttaaAGTTTACTTATAGTTAGATTACTACACACCCATGGTGTCTTAAAGCAGCATCTCAAGCATCCTTGAGTGTAATTatggaaacaaaacaagagaAGTCAGCCAAGATATTAGGAAGAATATATCATTCCATCGTTATCTAAAACATACGATAGACTTAATTAGCAGAGCAGATCACTTTACCCGAGGGTTTCAATGGGACAGCTGGGTCTTTTCAGGCCTTGGCAAAGCAGCAGCGCCCCCTCCTGCCCCAACTCATTCAATGACAGCTCAAGCTCTGACAGGGAGCAGTGTTCGGACATGAAGACCTCCTTCAAATCGGAGCAGCATGCCCCTGTTAAACCATTATCGAACAATCTACAAGACAGATTTGAAACATACAGCTTTCATATCATCTAATGACTCAAAGTATAAGCTAATTGCGGTTTTAATGACCCTGAAGCAGCCTTACCTGAGGCTACGCAGCTTACAAAGCGGCTGCTGCAGGGCTTTGCACAAAGCTTGCACTCCACTGTCACCAATCGCGTTTCCCTCAAAGTCTATTTTTCTCAGCTGTGTTTCGCCAGAGCACAACCCTGCAGCAAAGGCCTCCATGGATGCCGCGGTCAGATCACAATTTTTAACCCTGTCACAAGAAAatcagaaaactttaaaaacgtTTTCACTGAGCATGGAGACGTTACGACGTGACACGCCGCTGTTTCAGTACTTACTGAAGCTCCTGCAGTCTGCAGTTGGGACTATGCATCGCTTCACACAGTTTCGTGAAGCCCAGATCGCCGATCTCGTTGAACATCATTTGTAAAATTCGGAGTTGGGAGGTCTCCGAGGTCAGCACCGAAACCAGGTCGCCGCAGCAGGCCGCAGTCAGTCCGCAGACATTGAGGCTTCAAATTTCAAAGACCGACAACTCCAGTTATGTTTCTTGCTTTCTTGGAGAAATATCTACAGTGTTGTGAAAACATATTTGACCactgagagatttttttttttctttttgctacaCTTAAATGTTATGGATCAACCTAATTGTGATACCGACGATAACCTGAGTAAgtacaaacagaaattaaaattatgacttCAATCATAATAGAACAAAAGATATCAGCAGTAACCTGCTtaattaaagaataaataatactaACTGTCCTGTAAACTCAAGAACTGGATGTACCACTCGACAACAACTGCCATCAAGTGTTTGTGATAACAGccgattttatttattttttcacatcacTGAGGAGGAATTGTCTCCCAGTCTTCTTTGAAACAACAGTTTCAGTccagcagcacaggagggctTCATGAACAGCCGGCTTAGGGCCATGTCATGGCGCCTCAATCAAATTCATGTTCAGACTTTGACCAGGCCACTCAGAAATGTTCACGTTGCTCAAGTCAGAGGTGGGTGGTTCTGAAAGgcagaaaatatttaagatcCTCAAGGTGAGTGTTTGCAAATGTGACATGGGCCCTTCTGTTCTATTTGGTCAACAGTGGTTTGAACTCTGAAGCTCTGCAAATTTCTTATTCGATAAGTCATGAACACTGAGCCCAACTGAGGCCTGTTGTgctttagtttaatgttttatcTGTGCATAATGGCTCTTACTTTGGTTCGAGTCACAAAGCCGTAGGAGTGGCTTTATAACACCACCCAGACTCAATGATTTGTTGCTTTTGAGATCCCTCGCCTACTTCCTGCTGTCATAAATTATGCTGCTTACAGTGATATGTAGACTCTGCAGGTCTGGGAGTAATCGGGTACGAGTCTAAAATTTAACTCTGCTTTCTAAACAATCTGGTTAACTACgtttaatttatcatttaaCGTATTGGTGATTACTCTCTCCCACCGGATCAGGTTTTGATCCCATTTCCTTCATTTGAAAACCGCATTTTGTGATTACTCAGCGTTTCTCGGcctgataaaacatttttgatgatctaaaataagcaaatgtgacaaaaaaataataatgttggAATGTGTGAGGGTACAAATACTTGTACAAATAACTGCATTGCCAGAAAGAAAACGTACTTGAGAAGGGTTCAGCCTTACTTTAGACTGTGCAGCTTGCTCTCTCTTAGTCCCGCGCAGAGAATTTGTAACTTTTCATCTCTGATGCTGGAGTGTGAGAGATCCAGATCCCCGGTGACGCCCGTGCTGACAGCTGACGCCAGCAGAGGAAGAGCTTCTTTGTGAATGCAGCAGTGCGAAAAGCTGGAAGAGATAGCGTTGCATTTAATTTGATCCCAAACATACACctttacaaatatgttttttttttaaaacaaattcctTACATCACTGTGTGCGACAGACTCACAGATGGAGCCAAGATCTCCATTGTCTCTCTTGAAATTGTTGTTCTGGACACGCTCAGTTTTTCCCTTTCCCCCAGACACGTGATGACAAAATTCAGAGCTGCGCAGTCCTGGAGGCTAAGGTTCTGATGAAAGATGGACGGGTGTGCGGGCGGCGTGAGGATCTCCTTTACCAAACTCTCATTCTGGGCTTGATGCAGCAAATGGAAGCATCTGTAGTGCTCAGATCGGTTGTAGTCCTTCAGCGCTTTCTCTGAGCGCCCTCTAAACCagcttttaaaagctttaatctGCCCAGAGCTGAACGTCCCCAGCGAGTCCTCCAACGACCTGTACTGGGCCGGCTCAGAGAGCCCCGACATAAAGAGATCCAACAACTTTGCACCGGCTTTGTGAGCATTCAGCGTCTTCTCCGCGTCTTCGTAGGCCGACGCGTCCAAGAAGAACGCCACGGCCAAAACAAACTCTCGCATCAGATGGGAGCGGAAGGAGAGCTCCTCTTCGCCGTGTTCTCTCAAGAAACTATCCACAGAGGTGGGAAACTGCTGCAAACCAAAGGCATCGACGGCGTGTTTGGGACAGCTCGGATGTTGGCCGCGGAGGCAGTGAGAAGCCACTCTGCCGAGAGCCAGCACTAACCCTCTGCTGCAGGCTTTGTTCAGTGAGAGAGTCTGAATCAGGTGGACCAGAGTGTCTGCAAACAGCTGAGACAGCGTCTCGGGAAGTTTGGCATCCGAATCCAGGAGCCACTTGTATACAGAGCAGACTGTCCAGCAAAACCTAGGAGAAGCGCAGAACTCATAAAAGCCCAGGGTCCGTTCCATGTGCAGAAACGCCCTGTTGGCCGCAGCGCTGTCCGTAAAGAAGTTGTTAAAGTAGGCCTCTCTTTGCGGCTTCTGAAAGCCCAACACCTCCACCCGAGTGCCGCGGAGAAACCTCACGTTATCTGTGGGCCTGGTTGCAACCAGAAAGGCAGCTCCTTTCAGCAGGGACCCGTGGAGCAGGCTGGCCAATAAACTGGACCC
Coding sequences within:
- the LOC105927178 gene encoding NACHT, LRR and PYD domains-containing protein 12 isoform X1; protein product: MDKVEVLTRILKSDNTSTILGGQSPGSVINSRKYVPVTARAQGDEQRSLDDAIRAALCGETRAAVVVGSEGSGKTTALHKLVADWAKGECLQNFSYVFNFQLREFGSSADELSLETLIHQGHHQTPPDFTRLVTEKPDGVLFVFDGLDEYKHSLDPSVHTLTSDLTRPASGSSLLASLLHGSLLKGAAFLVATRPTDNVRFLRGTRVEVLGFQKPQREAYFNNFFTDSAAANRAFLHMERTLGFYEFCASPRFCWTVCSVYKWLLDSDAKLPETLSQLFADTLVHLIQTLSLNKACSRGLVLALGRVASHCLRGQHPSCPKHAVDAFGLQQFPTSVDSFLREHGEEELSFRSHLMREFVLAVAFFLDASAYEDAEKTLNAHKAGAKLLDLFMSGLSEPAQYRSLEDSLGTFSSGQIKAFKSWFRGRSEKALKDYNRSEHYRCFHLLHQAQNESLVKEILTPPAHPSIFHQNLSLQDCAALNFVITCLGEREKLSVSRTTISRETMEILAPSVSLSHTVIFSHCCIHKEALPLLASAVSTGVTGDLDLSHSSIRDEKLQILCAGLRESKLHSLNLNVCGLTAACCGDLVSVLTSETSQLRILQMMFNEIGDLGFTKLCEAMHSPNCRLQELQVKNCDLTAASMEAFAAGLCSGETQLRKIDFEGNAIGDSGVQALCKALQQPLCKLRSLRLFDNGLTGACCSDLKEVFMSEHCSLSELELSLNELGQEGALLLCQGLKRPSCPIETLGLTRCELTPAVFEELASVLKNGTCRIKSLHLAINKVGDQGVKPLWDAVAHPSCLLEELNVEMTKLTDACVEDLCAALRANNTLRFLELRNNSLTDAAVPAIVQVMKEKHNMEELNLKYNDFSEDVFEMLEECHNIRY
- the LOC105927178 gene encoding NACHT, LRR and PYD domains-containing protein 12 isoform X2, coding for MDKVEVLTRILKSDNTSTILGGQSPGSVINSRKYVPVTARAQGDEQRSLDDAIRAALCGETRAAVVVGSEGSGKTTALHKLVADWAKGECLQNFSYVFNFQLREFGSSADELSLETLIHQGHHQTPPDFTRLVTEKPDGVLFVFDGLDEYKHSLDPSVHTLTSDLTRPASGSSLLASLLHGSLLKGAAFLVATRPTDNVRFLRGTRVEVLGFQKPQREAYFNNFFTDSAAANRAFLHMERTLGFYEFCASPRFCWTVCSVYKWLLDSDAKLPETLSQLFADTLVHLIQTLSLNKACSRGLVLALGRVASHCLRGQHPSCPKHAVDAFGLQQFPTSVDSFLREHGEEELSFRSHLMREFVLAVAFFLDASAYEDAEKTLNAHKAGAKLLDLFMSGLSEPAQYRSLEDSLGTFSSGQIKAFKSWFRGRSEKALKDYNRSEHYRCFHLLHQAQNESLVKEILTPPAHPSIFHQNLSLQDCAALNFVITCLGEREKLSVSRTTISRETMEILAPSVSLSHTVIFSHCCIHKEALPLLASAVSTGVTGDLDLSHSSIRDEKLQILCAGLRESKLHSLNLNVCGLTAACCGDLVSVLTSETSQLRILQMMFNEIGDLGFTKLCEAMHSPNCRLQELQVKNCDLTAASMEAFAAGLCSGETQLRKIDFEGNAIGDSGVQALCKALQQPLCKLRSLRLFDNGLTGACCSDLKEVFMSEHCSLSELELSLNELGQEGALLLCQGLKRPSCPIETLGLTRCELTPAVFEELASVLKNGTCRIKSLHLAINKVGDQGVKPLWDAVAHPSCLLEELNTLYVNPFACPVNTAWK